A single region of the Epinephelus moara isolate mb chromosome 16, YSFRI_EMoa_1.0, whole genome shotgun sequence genome encodes:
- the LOC126403439 gene encoding tetraspanin-2-like: protein MSKVEGGMKCVKYLLFVFNFIFWLMGSFVLAVGLWLRFDPETVSLLNGDKAPDTFFIGVYILIGAGSLVMLVGFFGCCGAVRESQCLLGSFFACLLIIFGAEVAAGVFGFLNKDKIIKDVQTFYATTYNENNNGTLIMSYQKVLKCCGTIKNPCPNPPEDTKDCDTGIEDFFNSKLYIIGYVGIGIAGVMIIGMIFSMVLCCAIRNSREVI, encoded by the exons ATGTCGAAGGTGGAAGGAGGAATGAAATGCGTGAAATACCTTTTATTCGTGTTCAACTTTATATTCTGG ttGATGGGATCCTTTGTTCTGGCAGTGGGACTGTGGCTGCGTTTTGACCCCGAGACTGTCTCTCTCCTCAACGGTGATAAAGCTCCAGACACTTTCTTTATTG GTGTGTATATCCTGATCGGTGCTGGCAGTCTGGTGATGCTGGTCGGTTTCTTTGGCTGCTGTGGAGCTGTTCGGGAATCTCAATGCCTGCTGGGTTCA TTCTTCGCCTGCCTGCTGATCATCTTTGGCGCTGAGGTGGCAGCAGGGGTGTTTGGATTCTTAAACAAAGACAAG ATCATCAAAGATGTTCAGACCTTCTACGCAACAACctacaatgaaaacaataacGGCACACTGATCATGTCATACCAGAAAGTA CTCAAGTGCTGTGGAACCATAAAAAACCCTTGCCCTAATCCCCCAGAAGATACTAAG GACTGTGACACAGGCATCGAGGACTTCTTCAACAGTAAACTCTACATCATCGGATACGTGGGCATCGGCATCGCTGGAGTCATG aTCATTGGGATGATCTTCAGTATGGTGCTCTGCTGTGCTATTCGCAACAGCAGGGAGGTCATCTAA